From one Solanum stenotomum isolate F172 chromosome 12, ASM1918654v1, whole genome shotgun sequence genomic stretch:
- the LOC125849021 gene encoding uncharacterized protein At3g27210-like — protein MGSSASVHKDPKSAMKLRFVFASKSDKLVSPSPIKDKPLDNTEIKLSLPQIKPQRSPVLPVNSFSDYGSKEETFFDSRAWLESDCDDDFFSVKGDFTPSLGNTPSRGNTPVHRGLLVGNLLGNRTSFGERTSASLPQSSPIHRRKNLLELFKESSRNRNPNEQGAEDNQNGQAAGLQLPPKSTSSTPHVPVSSGKSTPVGKFKSEAKSPRSVQCCLPRLSGSFREKRKSMSPANTVG, from the exons ATGGGTTCGTCTGCTTCAGTGCATAAAGATCCAAAATCAGCAATGAAGCTCCGTTTTGTTTTTGCATCTAAATCTGACAAGCTTGTGAGTCCCTCACCCATCAAAGATAAACCCCTTGATAATACTGAAATCAAACTCTCTCTTCCTCAAATCAAACCTCAGCGTTCCCCGGTGCTCCCCGTTAACAGTTTTAGCGACTATG GTAGCAAGGAGGAGACCTTCTTTGATTCCCGGGCCTGGTTGGAGTCAGATTGTGATGATGACTTCTTTAGTGTTAAGGGAG ATTTTACACCATCACTTGGAAATACTCCTTCGCGTGGAAATACACCTGTGCATCGAGGTTTGTTGGTTGGTAATCTGCTAGGTAATCGAACCtcttttggagaaagaactTCTGCTTCTTTACCGCAATCTTCTCCAATACATAGGAGGAAGAATTTACTTGAGCTTTTCAAAGAAAGCTCAAGAAACCGGAATCCCAATGAGCAAGGTGCTGAAGACAACCAAAATGGACAGGCTGCTGGTCTACAGCTACCACCTAAATCCACATCTAGTACACCTCATGTGCCGGTGTCTAGTGGCAAGAGCACCCCTGTAGGAAAGTTCAAAAGTGAGGCCAAATCACCGAGGTCAGTACAATGTTGTCTTCCCAGGTTGAGTGGCAGTTTTAGGGAAAAGAGGAAGAGTATGAGTCCTGCAAATACCGTTGGCTAA